One genomic window of Punica granatum isolate Tunisia-2019 chromosome 1, ASM765513v2, whole genome shotgun sequence includes the following:
- the LOC116192003 gene encoding uncharacterized protein ycf45-like isoform X3 — protein sequence MHSYSLCALEISDFIEIFPPKQMLRSLHSHLHTPSLAPSSSHRCPKSPPFSFHFPPRPFPLRKLGKSLPGHRRNFPGCSASSSVPEDDFEVEQLELARLLDLLPEGMRRRVTEHPELHQLIEVVMDLGRKPLARFPSGDFVLSDCPITHEDLGHATSQVGDFAVDNRAGISRTLHRISAIRNRKGTIIGLTCRVGRAISGSAPLLRDLVQNGASLLLIGPPGVGKTTIIREIARMLANDYRKRVMIVDTSNEIGGDGDIPHAGIGNARRMQVPDSDMQHKVLIEAVENHMPQVIVIDEIGTKLEAMAASTIAQRGIQLVATAHGVTIENVIMNPALEMLVGGIESVTLGDEEASRRRVQKTVLERKGPATFNSAVEIVSKTELRIHRSLEATVDFILSGRPPNVEVRKIGLNGSQEILMEPLKDSFSTNDQDIRLSDIPEKICEIAGFNEYNLEPRSMDESKDDEEPIHLYAYGIAEGSIIQVMKQLEMSEDAILITDDISKADALLASQSKLKKNPRIQAAASFHGIPTYVTKTSSMMQITKALRALMREREVLEDLETADKSNSVEIKDALEL from the exons ATGCACAGCTACTCCCTTTGCGCTTTAGAAATCAGTGACTTCATCGAAATTTTCCCGCCAAAACAGATGCTCCGGTCTCTCCACTCTCACCTCCACACACCCTCTTTGGCTCCCAGTTCGAGCCACCGGTGTCCCAAGTCCCCGCCGTTTTCGTTCCATTTCCCGCCACGGCCCTTTCCCCTGCGTAAACTGGGAAAGAGTCTTCCTGGGCACCGGAGAAATTTTCCGGGTTgttcggcttcttcttctgtGCCGGAGGATGATTTCGAAGTTGAGCAGCTTGAGCTGGCCCGCCTCTTGGACCTGCTGCCCGAGGGGATGCGGCGGCGGGTCACCGAGCACCCTGAGCTCCATCAGCTGATCGAAGTCGTCATGGATTTGGGCCGGAAACCGCTCGCTCGGTTCCCTTCCGGTGACTTTGTGTTATCGGATTGTCCTATCACCCATGAAGATCTAGGGCACGCCACGTCTCAG GTCGGTGACTTTGCTGTCGATAACCGAGCTGGAATCAGCCGCACATTGCACAGGATCAGTGCCATTAGGAACCGGAAGGGAACGATAATTGGATTGACTTGTCGTGTTGGGAGGGCAATATCTGGAAGTGCTCCTCTATTGCGTGATTTAGTGCAGAATGGAGCTTCGCTGCTGCTTATTGGCCCCCCCGGTGTGGGGAAAACTACCATTATCAG GGAAATAGCTCGGATGCTTGCAAATGATTACCGGAAAcgtgtgatgattgttgacaCGTCAAATGAGATAGGTGGGGATGGTGATATACCTCATGCAGGCATAGGCAATGCCCGCCGAATGCAAGTTCCGGACTCTGACATGCAACACAAG GTACTAATCGAGGCTGTGGAGAATCACATGCCACAAGTGATTGTAATTGATGAGATTGGCACCAAACTCGAAGCAATGGCAGCTAGCACCATCGCGCAACGCGGGATTCAGCTAGTTGCGACAGCTCATGGTGTAACCATTGAGAATGTGATCATGAATCCTGCCCTGGAGATGCTTGTGGGAGGAATTGAG AGTGTTACATTAGGGGATGAAGAGGCTAGCAGGAGGAGGGTGCAGAAGACAGTGCTTGAGAGAAAAGGACCTGCAACATTCAACAGTGCTGTTGAGATAGTCTCGAAGACTGAGTTGCGAATTCATCGAAGCTTAGAAGCAACAGTCGATTTCATTCTTTCAG GCAGACCCCCTAATGTTGAAGTTCGCAAGATAGGCCTGAATGGTTCTCAAGAAATCTTGATGGAACCTCTGAAAGACTCTTTCTCCACCAACGATCAAGATATTAGGTTAAGTGATATCCCCGAGAAGATTTGTGAAATAGCTGGATTTAACGAATATAACCTTGAGCCTCGAAGCATGGATGAATCCAAGGATGATGAGGAACCGATCCACTTGTATGCATATGGG ATTGCAGAAGGGAGCATAATACAGGTAATGAAGCAGTTAGAAATGAGCGAAGATGCAATTCTGATAACGGATGACATAAGCAAGGCAGATGCACTACTTGCTTCCCAGTCCAAGCTCAAGAAGAACCCACGGATCCAAGCTGCTGCAAGCTTTCATGGAATTCCCACTTATGTTACTAAG ACAAGCTCAATGATGCAAATAACGAAGGCGCTGAGGGCATTAATGCGGGAGCGAGAGGTTTTGGAGGATTTAGAGACAGCAGACAAGTCCAACTCGgtggaaataaaagatgcTTTGGAG TTGTAA
- the LOC116192003 gene encoding uncharacterized protein ycf45-like isoform X1, with amino-acid sequence MHSYSLCALEISDFIEIFPPKQMLRSLHSHLHTPSLAPSSSHRCPKSPPFSFHFPPRPFPLRKLGKSLPGHRRNFPGCSASSSVPEDDFEVEQLELARLLDLLPEGMRRRVTEHPELHQLIEVVMDLGRKPLARFPSGDFVLSDCPITHEDLGHATSQVGDFAVDNRAGISRTLHRISAIRNRKGTIIGLTCRVGRAISGSAPLLRDLVQNGASLLLIGPPGVGKTTIIREIARMLANDYRKRVMIVDTSNEIGGDGDIPHAGIGNARRMQVPDSDMQHKVLIEAVENHMPQVIVIDEIGTKLEAMAASTIAQRGIQLVATAHGVTIENVIMNPALEMLVGGIESVTLGDEEASRRRVQKTVLERKGPATFNSAVEIVSKTELRIHRSLEATVDFILSGRPPNVEVRKIGLNGSQEILMEPLKDSFSTNDQDIRLSDIPEKICEIAGFNEYNLEPRSMDESKDDEEPIHLYAYGIAEGSIIQVMKQLEMSEDAILITDDISKADALLASQSKLKKNPRIQAAASFHGIPTYVTKTSSMMQITKALRALMREREVLEDLETADKSNSVEIKDALEEARVAIEQVVIPKGEPAVLLPRSPHVMTLQIELIRKYGLQSEQVVKEPDVRLRILPFHAKIDEGNVISSESDGDDEFDEFDSSSSVTNGSIYRISRLPLLPD; translated from the exons ATGCACAGCTACTCCCTTTGCGCTTTAGAAATCAGTGACTTCATCGAAATTTTCCCGCCAAAACAGATGCTCCGGTCTCTCCACTCTCACCTCCACACACCCTCTTTGGCTCCCAGTTCGAGCCACCGGTGTCCCAAGTCCCCGCCGTTTTCGTTCCATTTCCCGCCACGGCCCTTTCCCCTGCGTAAACTGGGAAAGAGTCTTCCTGGGCACCGGAGAAATTTTCCGGGTTgttcggcttcttcttctgtGCCGGAGGATGATTTCGAAGTTGAGCAGCTTGAGCTGGCCCGCCTCTTGGACCTGCTGCCCGAGGGGATGCGGCGGCGGGTCACCGAGCACCCTGAGCTCCATCAGCTGATCGAAGTCGTCATGGATTTGGGCCGGAAACCGCTCGCTCGGTTCCCTTCCGGTGACTTTGTGTTATCGGATTGTCCTATCACCCATGAAGATCTAGGGCACGCCACGTCTCAG GTCGGTGACTTTGCTGTCGATAACCGAGCTGGAATCAGCCGCACATTGCACAGGATCAGTGCCATTAGGAACCGGAAGGGAACGATAATTGGATTGACTTGTCGTGTTGGGAGGGCAATATCTGGAAGTGCTCCTCTATTGCGTGATTTAGTGCAGAATGGAGCTTCGCTGCTGCTTATTGGCCCCCCCGGTGTGGGGAAAACTACCATTATCAG GGAAATAGCTCGGATGCTTGCAAATGATTACCGGAAAcgtgtgatgattgttgacaCGTCAAATGAGATAGGTGGGGATGGTGATATACCTCATGCAGGCATAGGCAATGCCCGCCGAATGCAAGTTCCGGACTCTGACATGCAACACAAG GTACTAATCGAGGCTGTGGAGAATCACATGCCACAAGTGATTGTAATTGATGAGATTGGCACCAAACTCGAAGCAATGGCAGCTAGCACCATCGCGCAACGCGGGATTCAGCTAGTTGCGACAGCTCATGGTGTAACCATTGAGAATGTGATCATGAATCCTGCCCTGGAGATGCTTGTGGGAGGAATTGAG AGTGTTACATTAGGGGATGAAGAGGCTAGCAGGAGGAGGGTGCAGAAGACAGTGCTTGAGAGAAAAGGACCTGCAACATTCAACAGTGCTGTTGAGATAGTCTCGAAGACTGAGTTGCGAATTCATCGAAGCTTAGAAGCAACAGTCGATTTCATTCTTTCAG GCAGACCCCCTAATGTTGAAGTTCGCAAGATAGGCCTGAATGGTTCTCAAGAAATCTTGATGGAACCTCTGAAAGACTCTTTCTCCACCAACGATCAAGATATTAGGTTAAGTGATATCCCCGAGAAGATTTGTGAAATAGCTGGATTTAACGAATATAACCTTGAGCCTCGAAGCATGGATGAATCCAAGGATGATGAGGAACCGATCCACTTGTATGCATATGGG ATTGCAGAAGGGAGCATAATACAGGTAATGAAGCAGTTAGAAATGAGCGAAGATGCAATTCTGATAACGGATGACATAAGCAAGGCAGATGCACTACTTGCTTCCCAGTCCAAGCTCAAGAAGAACCCACGGATCCAAGCTGCTGCAAGCTTTCATGGAATTCCCACTTATGTTACTAAG ACAAGCTCAATGATGCAAATAACGAAGGCGCTGAGGGCATTAATGCGGGAGCGAGAGGTTTTGGAGGATTTAGAGACAGCAGACAAGTCCAACTCGgtggaaataaaagatgcTTTGGAG GAGGCAAGAGTCGCTATTGAGCAAGTCGTAATTCCCAAGGGAGAACCTGCGGTGCTACTTCCGAGGTCACCTCATGTTATGACTCTTCAGATCGAACTTATAAGGAAATACGGGCTCCAATCAGAACAGGTAGTGAAAGAGCCAGATGTGCGTCTCAGAATTCTTCCATTTCATGCTAAAATTGATGAAGGAAACGTAATTTCTAGTGAAAGTGATGGAGATGACGAGTTTGATGAGTTTGATAGCAGCAGCAGCGTCACGAATGGTTCCATCTACAGAATAAGCAGACTGCCCCTCCTTCCTGATTAG
- the LOC116192003 gene encoding uncharacterized protein ycf45-like isoform X2, whose amino-acid sequence MHSYSLCALEISDFIEIFPPKQMLRSLHSHLHTPSLAPSSSHRCPKSPPFSFHFPPRPFPLRKLGKSLPGHRRNFPGCSASSSVPEDDFEVEQLELARLLDLLPEGMRRRVTEHPELHQLIEVVMDLGRKPLARFPSGDFVLSDCPITHEDLGHATSQVGDFAVDNRAGISRTLHRISAIRNRKGTIIGLTCRVGRAISGSAPLLRDLVQNGASLLLIGPPGVGKTTIIREIARMLANDYRKRVMIVDTSNEIGGDGDIPHAGIGNARRMQVPDSDMQHKVLIEAVENHMPQVIVIDEIGTKLEAMAASTIAQRGIQLVATAHGVTIENVIMNPALEMLVGGIESVTLGDEEASRRRVQKTVLERKGPATFNSAVEIVSKTELRIHRSLEATVDFILSGRPPNVEVRKIGLNGSQEILMEPLKDSFSTNDQDIRLSDIPEKICEIAGFNEYNLEPRSMDESKDDEEPIHLYAYGIAEGSIIQVMKQLEMSEDAILITDDISKADALLASQSKLKKNPRIQAAASFHGIPTYVTKTSSMMQITKALRALMREREVLEDLETADKSNSVEIKDALEEARVAIEQVVIPKGEPAVLLPRSPHVMTLQIELIRKYGLQSEQ is encoded by the exons ATGCACAGCTACTCCCTTTGCGCTTTAGAAATCAGTGACTTCATCGAAATTTTCCCGCCAAAACAGATGCTCCGGTCTCTCCACTCTCACCTCCACACACCCTCTTTGGCTCCCAGTTCGAGCCACCGGTGTCCCAAGTCCCCGCCGTTTTCGTTCCATTTCCCGCCACGGCCCTTTCCCCTGCGTAAACTGGGAAAGAGTCTTCCTGGGCACCGGAGAAATTTTCCGGGTTgttcggcttcttcttctgtGCCGGAGGATGATTTCGAAGTTGAGCAGCTTGAGCTGGCCCGCCTCTTGGACCTGCTGCCCGAGGGGATGCGGCGGCGGGTCACCGAGCACCCTGAGCTCCATCAGCTGATCGAAGTCGTCATGGATTTGGGCCGGAAACCGCTCGCTCGGTTCCCTTCCGGTGACTTTGTGTTATCGGATTGTCCTATCACCCATGAAGATCTAGGGCACGCCACGTCTCAG GTCGGTGACTTTGCTGTCGATAACCGAGCTGGAATCAGCCGCACATTGCACAGGATCAGTGCCATTAGGAACCGGAAGGGAACGATAATTGGATTGACTTGTCGTGTTGGGAGGGCAATATCTGGAAGTGCTCCTCTATTGCGTGATTTAGTGCAGAATGGAGCTTCGCTGCTGCTTATTGGCCCCCCCGGTGTGGGGAAAACTACCATTATCAG GGAAATAGCTCGGATGCTTGCAAATGATTACCGGAAAcgtgtgatgattgttgacaCGTCAAATGAGATAGGTGGGGATGGTGATATACCTCATGCAGGCATAGGCAATGCCCGCCGAATGCAAGTTCCGGACTCTGACATGCAACACAAG GTACTAATCGAGGCTGTGGAGAATCACATGCCACAAGTGATTGTAATTGATGAGATTGGCACCAAACTCGAAGCAATGGCAGCTAGCACCATCGCGCAACGCGGGATTCAGCTAGTTGCGACAGCTCATGGTGTAACCATTGAGAATGTGATCATGAATCCTGCCCTGGAGATGCTTGTGGGAGGAATTGAG AGTGTTACATTAGGGGATGAAGAGGCTAGCAGGAGGAGGGTGCAGAAGACAGTGCTTGAGAGAAAAGGACCTGCAACATTCAACAGTGCTGTTGAGATAGTCTCGAAGACTGAGTTGCGAATTCATCGAAGCTTAGAAGCAACAGTCGATTTCATTCTTTCAG GCAGACCCCCTAATGTTGAAGTTCGCAAGATAGGCCTGAATGGTTCTCAAGAAATCTTGATGGAACCTCTGAAAGACTCTTTCTCCACCAACGATCAAGATATTAGGTTAAGTGATATCCCCGAGAAGATTTGTGAAATAGCTGGATTTAACGAATATAACCTTGAGCCTCGAAGCATGGATGAATCCAAGGATGATGAGGAACCGATCCACTTGTATGCATATGGG ATTGCAGAAGGGAGCATAATACAGGTAATGAAGCAGTTAGAAATGAGCGAAGATGCAATTCTGATAACGGATGACATAAGCAAGGCAGATGCACTACTTGCTTCCCAGTCCAAGCTCAAGAAGAACCCACGGATCCAAGCTGCTGCAAGCTTTCATGGAATTCCCACTTATGTTACTAAG ACAAGCTCAATGATGCAAATAACGAAGGCGCTGAGGGCATTAATGCGGGAGCGAGAGGTTTTGGAGGATTTAGAGACAGCAGACAAGTCCAACTCGgtggaaataaaagatgcTTTGGAG GAGGCAAGAGTCGCTATTGAGCAAGTCGTAATTCCCAAGGGAGAACCTGCGGTGCTACTTCCGAGGTCACCTCATGTTATGACTCTTCAGATCGAACTTATAAGGAAATACGGGCTCCAATCAGAACAG TGA